In Tribolium castaneum strain GA2 chromosome 8, icTriCast1.1, whole genome shotgun sequence, the genomic window TCGACTGTAATGTTCATGGTGTCAGTGCTGCCCTCACCGACATTTGTTGACTTGTCAtttaccaataataataataatatgaaaataattgaataatcCTTAATAATGTGCgagaagacaaaagtgcaaACATTCATCTTGACTCAGAACGAGTTCGGCCAGAAAGTCTACAAGTCACAGTCGGACAAGTCGAAGAGGTGAAGTTGCTTTTTAGAGTGGCCCCACCTAACCTCACTTTCAGTTTTGTGATTGACGATGAGGGCAATATGGTGCAGTACCAGCCCCCTGGGTCGTTTCGTAGCGTCAAATTGGAGTCAGCGGGTGACGATTTCGACGAAATCACAACTGATGACGATTCGGTTCATTTGGGAATGATCAATTCACTTGAAAGTGCGAGCGATTTCGACGACCATTTGATGCAAGAATTGGACTCGGATTTGATGAACGTCGAGGACACACACTCGAGTCTCATAATGCAACATATGGACATACAGGAGCCGCTCCTCAAACTGCGCCAGTTGCTGGAGCAAAGGCTCGGCTTGAGCCTCGCCGATTATTCGTTCTATTTGCAGGGGACACAAATGGTGTGTGTTAACTGTGTGAGTTTTGTACCACTAGTTAGAAGGTTTTAGCtggaaaatgacaaaaatctCGTGGAACAGTGTGTGCAAGGCCAAGGTTTGGTCCAAATCAATGTCCAGTTACAAGCGAATTTGAAACGAATTAATATTTTGGACGTCCTTAAGCCAGCAGAAGACTATATTCACGTCGGTTAGTTactgaaaaattgtaataaaacgaCTGTAGGACCAACTTCTTTAAAAGGTTTGCGAGTTGCAACGTTTCGTTTATATAATAAACAGCATCAGGCTAAAAAACATACATATTAAAGATACAAtataaacacaattaaatacTGACCTTTTTacttctttaaatttttggaagTGATTATTAATAGATggaattaattttagtaacacTGTTTTATAACCTTTCAAAATTTCTAGCCAATATTTTACAACCAATTAGTTCTATTTTTTCATACAACGTGACCCAAGGGTATGTAAGTCAGCCCATAACTTTTTTGCCATTTGAAACATTCCCATACAGTTTTCATTATCTGATAGattgtcataaaaatatttacattatacacagggtggtGAGCCAAAGttatatattttctaaatGGAACACTCTACATAAACTATCATCTTTATgtaaactattattattcgtttcggaattattcaacttttcgttataaaaaagaccaacatttgaaaaatgactgtgaagtcgcttatgaatgttttccgataaatttggagtagaaaaacttaaaataccttgtagttttagcaaatagtcgacttttacttgaaacacgcagCTAATGTacaggtgtgccaaaacgcaaaaagttaaataactcattttttcaaattgaacatcttgtatttttttcatgtagcgattgaatttttaataagctttCTAGTGGTATAcggtttgcatagcaaatctaaaatattttctgagaTCTTTCagaaaagtatattttattacaagaaaatttgttagcctaaaatcaaaatcaaatggtaattaaaattagggcaaagtttcgtatttttatactgaacaattatcttacaagaaatctaaataTTAAATCTTGTCTTTAGCAaactaaaatcaaaaacttctAAAATGTCTTACTTCCGAAATgatttaatctaaaaaaaaataaaaatattattcttaATTTCAAATCACGTACTGataaatttagtaaaatttacatgaaaaagtaatgataataacacataattttcatcattttttaacatgttttgtctcttttttttaatagtattgTGATTaggattttaattataatcttTTTGACgttaattatatttaattttaacgtCAGTATTTtggttatttaataataattgcaagtaaagtatcaatttttaaaagttatttttgtttacattaaaaatgtaatggttctttttgaaattttatttcaaactaattaaaaaaatattttcagaaaataatattaatgttttttcaattttttttaaataataacacgTTCCACTCATTcctacgtattttttttaactaagatCTTTTTAGTTGGTGTCAAAAGACAGTGCTTGTTATTGTAAGCCTCATTTTTGttaatcttttaaattaattcaaaattcatTCAGATTAATTCTATCTTCTAACGTTCACTTCCAAGAATggttagtaattaattttggttatattgtatttttaatatgtaTGTTTTTTAGTCTGATGAATGTTGCAACTTGTCTTTATTTAAAACCTTTTAAGGAGggtgaaattttattacggtcggttaattattgtaaaattttcgcCAAAACTGTTATTTCAGATGAGTTGAATCAAAGTGAGCGGTGCCAAGCCCCGCCCCCGAAAGCCGTCGTCCAATGGCAGGTCGATCTGGCCTACAAGCGTGAACAAGACCGCCTTAAAATCCCTCACGATCCAATGGAATGGTCACAAGTGCACGTCCGTCATTGGGTGCAATGGGCGGTCCGTCAATTCAACTTGCCTAGCATTAAATTATCTGATTGGTCAATGACGGGGCGTGAATTATACAATTTGACCGTCAGCGATTTCCAGAAAATTGTTCCATACGATCCTGGTGACATCTTCTGGACGCATCTTGAATTGCTACGAAAAATGAAAGTCGTTGCGACAAAAAAAGAAGACCGTGAGGAACCACATGTCATGAAACAAAAACGACTCAATCGTGTCATGAACAATTACCCATCGGCGGttacatatttcgaaaataagGCGGGAAATAACGGCCAGATTCAACTGTGGCAGTTTTTGTTAGAGTTGTTGACGAGTAAAGAATATAAGTCGGTGATACATTGGACGGGGAATGACggagaatttaaattaaggaACCCACAATTAGTGGCGCAATTGTGGGGCGAGAGGAAAAACAAGCCAGCGATGAATTACGAGAAATTGTCACGCGCTTTGAGGTATTATTACGATGGGGACATGATTTCAAAAGTCCATGGAGAGAGATTTGTTTATAAGTTTGTCTGTGATTTGAAGGAAATGCTGGGTTACGACGCGAGAGAATTGTCCAATTTGATTAACTACGGAAACCCTCTAatcaaataaacgttttttatttgtttaattgtgtttttggtTTTCCCCGAATCACAGAAACCTGTTTTATCGACCTGACAGTTCtacaaatttttggttaaaattacGACACGAAATACTTGCTGTATTAGCCAccaatgcaaattttttaattttacataagaattGCTTAGAACTGCaactattttattaaaattttgctcgttatcaaaaattcatGATAGGAAACTGTTTTACCGGCCTCTGTCATTTCTGTGAAATTTTGTGGTTAGTTTAGTGCCCcgttttttagcaaaaaatttaaacaaatatgtttAAACACTTGGCAAGAGTCTGTTTGCGACTCCCTTGTGCCTTGGACACTCCAAGTTTGACAATTTACCGACTTGCCGGCCACTCTAAGTGGCAAAACATTAGGCACATTAAGGGGGCTAAAGACGCCGCACGCTCTCTCCTTTTTACGAA contains:
- the Ets97D gene encoding DNA-binding protein Ets97D: MCEKTKVQTFILTQNEFGQKVYKSQSDKSKSFVIDDEGNMVQYQPPGSFRSVKLESAGDDFDEITTDDDSVHLGMINSLESASDFDDHLMQELDSDLMNVEDTHSSLIMQHMDIQEPLLKLRQLLEQRLGLSLADYSFYLQGTQMLENDKNLVEQCVQGQGLVQINVQLQANLKRINILDVLKPAEDYIHVDELNQSERCQAPPPKAVVQWQVDLAYKREQDRLKIPHDPMEWSQVHVRHWVQWAVRQFNLPSIKLSDWSMTGRELYNLTVSDFQKIVPYDPGDIFWTHLELLRKMKVVATKKEDREEPHVMKQKRLNRVMNNYPSAVTYFENKAGNNGQIQLWQFLLELLTSKEYKSVIHWTGNDGEFKLRNPQLVAQLWGERKNKPAMNYEKLSRALRYYYDGDMISKVHGERFVYKFVCDLKEMLGYDARELSNLINYGNPLIK